Proteins from a single region of Cloacibacillus sp.:
- a CDS encoding transposase has protein sequence MQDALKDLLGGTIKEMMETEMDENLGYKRSQRSASTDSRNDYKEKQAQSSFGNFSIDIPQDRQSSFEPKIVKKRQKDISEIDQKIISMYAKGMTTRQISATVNDIYGF, from the coding sequence ATCCAGGACGCCCTGAAAGATCTTCTTGGCGGAACAATCAAAGAGATGATGGAGACAGAGATGGACGAAAATCTAGGTTATAAGAGATCCCAGCGTTCTGCCAGTACCGACTCCCGCAACGATTACAAAGAAAAGCAGGCGCAGTCAAGCTTTGGAAATTTCTCCATAGACATCCCCCAAGACAGGCAATCCAGCTTTGAACCAAAAATAGTGAAGAAGCGGCAGAAAGACATTTCCGAGATAGACCAGAAGATAATATCGATGTATGCCAAGGGAATGACTACGCGGCAAATATCAGCAACCGTAAATGATATTTACGGTTTTG